GGCGGCCTCCACCTGCCCTTCCGGCCGGGTAAAGACTACCGCCCGAAGCGACCGCCGCCAGTGATCAAAGAGGATCAATTGCCGGGGAAACATCAGCCAGCAATCGGGAAGGCCCAGGTCGTCCGGCAATGTCTCGGGTAACCGCTCCAACTCTCTAGCCCAGTCGTAGGCAAAATAGCCCACCCCTCCACCCCAGAAGCGGGTCCCGTCCGACGGGGCCGGCACCCGGTAGCGCGGCAATAGTTCCTTCAGGACTTCCGACGAGCGTTCTTCCCGGGCCTCTTCGCCGCTGTCGGTAATGATCTCTGTGCGCCCCTCCCGCGCCTTGACCCACATCCACGGCTCCCTGCCCAAAAGGGAGTACCGGGAGAATCTGCCTTCCTCGGCGCTCTCCAAAAGGAAACTGCCCGCGCCTCCTCCCAGGCGACAGTAAGCCTCGATGGGGGTCAGGGCGTCCGCCAACCACTCCTCCCATACCGGTACTACCGACCGGCACGCGGCTTGTTCCCGATATCCCGCCAGCTCCGGCTGCACTTGAATCCCCCCCAAGACAAAAAAACAAGCCAGAGCCGAAACAGGCCCTGGCTTTGCTCACGCCTTGGCCTCTTCTCGCCTCGCCTCTCCTCTGCTCGCCTCGTCTCTGCTCCGCCCTATTCAGTTGAAAAATATTCTAGATCCCTTAACGATCGCTGTCAAATCCCCTCGGGCCGGTCCTGGTTCCGGAAACACCGCCTCCGGCCCTCAGCGTCTGCCGGTCGGGCCAGGACGGCCTAAGGCTCCAGATCCGGCCGCAAGGCGGCTGCCTCGCCCAAATACACCGGCCGTAGGGCGGCCCCTTCCTCCACCCAGCAGTGAAGCAGCACCCGTACGATCCGCCCCGGGCTCCCGGGAACCGCCAGTTCCTGCGCGCCCAGAAGCGGCACCTGCTGCCATCCCAGCCTTCGGGCCGCCGTGGCCGGAAAGGCGGCGTCGAGATCCGGGGTGGCGGTAAAGATGGCGCTTATGATTTCCTCTACCCGCAGGCGGTTCACCGCCAGCAACTCTTCTAATAATCGGGCCGTACCTTCCCATATGGCCTCGGCCGAGTTTTCCGCAATACTGACCGCCCCCCGTACTGCCCGTACCGCCTTGGCCAGTTCTTCTCCCTCCCTGCTAATCCCCGGGCAGGGCCCGGTGGCCCAGGCCGATGGCCACCTCGTCCAGGTGGAGCAGGCCCACGCCGAAGAACACTGCCACCGCCACATGCTCTCCCTGCCGGGCAATGCCGATCTTGCCGCCTACGTTCAGCCCCATAGCCTTGACCATCAGCTGCGACAGCGCCTCGCGGGTGGCGCCCGCCACCGCCCCTTCGTCCACGTGGCTCTCGCGGATCACGCCCTCCCGCTTGGCAGCCACTACCGCCCTCTCCACGATCCTACTGACCGATGTGGCGAACTCTCCGCCGTAGTCCACCGCCGCGGCTCTGATGCTCTGGGAGGCCAGGTCCTTCTTCACCCGGACCTCTTCTTCCCGGCTCTCGGTAATGGCCATGCGCACGGCTGCCCCCGCTACCTTCCTGCTGGTGGCCGGCACCACCCAACCCTCCCTGACCATCGCTTGTCAGGCTGGCCTCCCTTACTGCCGCGCTCTAAGCCTTGAGCCAGGACATCATGCTCCGCAGCCTCTGCCCCACCTGCTCGATGAGGTGCTGTTTCTCCCTCTCGTTCAGGGCGTTGAAGACCGGACGCTGCGCCTGGTTCTCCAGTATCCACTCCCGGGCAAAGCTGCCGTTCTGGATCTCTTCCAGAATCCGCCGCATTTCCGCCCGCACGTGCTCGTCGATGATCCGCGGGCCCCGGGTGAGGTCGCCGTACTGGGCGGTATCGCTGATGGAATAGCGCATCCAGCTCATGCCGCCCTCGTAGATCAGGTCCACGATGAGCTTAAGCTCGTGCAGGCACTCGAAGTAGGCGATTTCCGGCTGGTAGCCGGCCTCCACCAGGGTCTCGAAGCCGGCTTTGATCAGCGCTGTCACCCCGCCGCAGAGCACCGCCTGCTCGCCGAAGAGATCGGTTTCGGTTTCCTCCTTAAAGGTGGTTTCGATCACGCCCGCGCGGGTGGCGCCTATTCCCTTGGCGTAGGCCAGCGCCAGGGCCTTGGCCTGGCCGGTGTAATCCTGATAAACCGCCACCAGCGAAGGGACGCCCCGGCCCTCGGTAAAGACCCGCCGCACCAGATGACCCGGCCCCTTGGGAGCCACCATGATCACGTCGATCTCCGAAGGAGGAACGATCTGCCGGTAATGGATGTTAAAGCCGTGGGAGAACATCATCGCCTTGCCCGGGGTAAGGTGAGGGGCGATGGCCTCCCGGTAAACGCGAGGCTGGACGTCATCCGGCACCAGTACCTGGATGAGCTGGGCCTGGGCGCAGGCCTCGGCCGCCGACAGCACCGTGAAGCCGTCCTTCTCCGCCTGCCGCCAGGGCTCGCTGCCGGGCAGTTCCCCCACCACCACGTCCAGACCGCTGTCGCGCAGATTCTGGGCCTGGGCGTGTCCCTGGCTCCCGTAGCCCAGAACCGCAATGCGCCGGTCTTTTAGTATCCCAAGATCGGCATCCTGGTCGTAATACATAACCGCCATCTTTCGCTCCTCCCTTAGCATTGATGGATCTTAGGGCTGGTAGGAGGCCTCATCCGCCAGGCTGTCCGCCAGTTCGGTAAGAACCTCCTCCATACTCTCTTCCGTCAGCCCGATGCCGGCTACTGCCTCCGCGTCCAGGGGATAATTCAACCCGTCCGCACCCAGGCCCGCTCCCAGCATTAGGGCCAGGGCGTCGCCGGCATGAGCCAGGACCGCCAGCATCGGTTGCTTTGTAGCCGCCGCCGGCTGGTGGTGGAGGCTTACGGCCTCTACCAGGGCCTCGGGGAGATTCCACTTCTCCGCCACCAGGCCCCCCGCCTGGGCATGATCGAAGCCGAGCGTGGCCCGCTCGGCTTCCATAAAGGGCAATCTCTCCTGCGTTACCCGCTCCCAGATCTGGGCGTAGGTTTCGCCGACATACTGGGACAGTACCAGTTTGCCTATGTCGTGAAGCAGCCCGGCTACAAAGGCCTCTTCGGCGCCCCGGTACCGGACCTTGCGCGCGAGGAGCCTGGCCGCCATGGCGCTGGTCAGCGAGTGCCGCCACAACTCTCCGCGCGCCAGCTGATATCCCGGCGCCTCGCGCAGCAGCACGTTGCTGACCGAGGCCGCCAGCACCAGGTTCCGAATGGTGTTAAACCCCAGCAGTACAACCGCCTCGGTCACGGTGCCCACCCGCCGGGGAAAGCCGTAATAGGCGGAGTTGGCCAATCGCAGCACCCTGGCGGTCAGGGCCTGATCGCGCCCGATTACCGCCCCCAGATCCATCGCCGTGCTATCCGGGTCCTCGGTCAGGCGCATAACCTGACCTACCACCACGGGCAGGGCGGGGAGATCTTCGACTTTGGCCACCAGATCTTCCAGCCGGACTTCCATGTTCGGCCATCCCCTTCGGCGCTTCACCCACACCCACCGTGCCTGACGGCATCCGGACAATCCGGCTCAGCGGCCGGCCAGCTTCTTCTCCAGGGCTACCCGGGTCTCTTGGGCGCCTTCCCCTATGCGGAAGAGCAGCCGCTCCAGCTGGTGCCGGTCCAGCACCAGCTCCTCGGGTTCCAGGATCTCTACTTTGCGAAACTCTTCCCAAAACAGCATCCGCACCACGTCTTCCAGGCTCTCGGCCCGGAGGGTGAGAACCACCGGCGCATAGGTAACCTCTACTCCCCGCGCCTCGTCGTAGAGGGTATAGGTGCTGGGCTGCATGTCCACCTGCTCGATCTCAATACCCTGCAACGGCAGATTGCGCAAGAGGTTCACCTTCTGCTCCCGTGAATCCTCCGCCACCTGCTGACTGTTGCGGCTGCCGAACAGGAAGCGGCCGCGCGCCACTCCTCGGTAGTCCAGGCGAATACGTAACCTCAGGGCCGATCCCAACTTGACCCCCACCTGAAGCCAGAGTCAGTACTCGATACCCCGCCGGGGCCCTACGCCCGAACGGTAGGGATGTTTGACCTCGCGCATTTCGGTTACCAAGTCGGCCCGCTCTACGATCTCCGCCGGCGCTCCCCGGCCGGTCAGCACCAGTTCCACGGTTTCCGGTTTCTGGCGCAGGAACTCCAGGAGTTCCGGCACCGTCAGCACCCCGAGCCTAACCGCCACCAGGACCTCGTCCAGGATGATCAGGTCTGCCTGCTGCTGCAGCATTACCTGCCGCGCATATTCCAGAGCCTCCCGCGCCAGGCGGAGGTCTTCCTCCTGAGGACCCTGCGGCCCAACGAAACCCGACCGGCCGAAAGAACGCACCTCCAACCGAGGCGCAAAGAGCTCCAGCGCCCGGTGCTCGCCGCAGCCACCCGGCTTCATGAACTGCACGATGAGCACCCTCAGCCCCTGCCCCCACGCGCGCAGGGCGAGGCCGAAGGCAGCGGTGCTCTTGCCCTTTCCCTCGCCGGTGTACACCTGCACCAGCCCCGCACCAAAGGCCAAATACCGCCGCCCCCTATCCGCTGCTATTCTTACCCACCCCCACCGGCCGCATGCGCGGCCAAGGGCGCGTCGCCTTACTTGATTCTACCCCGCAAGCCGATTTCCTCTCGAAAAGGGTAAAATTTGCCCCTGGCGCCTGGACCGTGGGGCCGGCCGGGCGGGCCGGTGACCAGACCGCAGCCCGAGTAAGACCGGGGAGCGGTACCAGGCAGGTTCACCGGTGACCGGCCGCCTGACCATACGAGAGGCGGCAGGAAGGAAGCCTACCGATCGGTCTCGGCCGGTTCGCCCCACCGGAAATCGGTGAAATGACGGCCGTACACTTCTTCCAGCTGCCGCACCGCCTCTTCTCGGAAGCGACGGTAACGGTTCACCAGCTCCCGGGCCCTGGGCGTAACCACCGAGCCGCCTCCGCACCAGCCCCCGGCGCGCCGCTCCAGGAGGGGGAAGCCCAGCGCCTTCTCCAGCCGGCGCACCAGGTACCAGGCCTTGTTGTAGGACATGCCCATCTCCGCCGCCGCCTGCCGCAGGGAGCCGGAGCGCTCCACCCGCTCCAGCATCTCCAGCGGGCCGTCGCCGAAGGCCTTACCCAACTCCTCGTGCTCCAGCCATAGCTTATAGCGTAGCCTCAACCCGCACCCTCCTCGGCCAGGCCGAGCCAACGCCGGCCAACTTTCCCCGCCCTCTTGCTGCCAGTGCGCTTCAAGGCTGGGTTCCTCCCGAGGCGGCCCTAGGTGCAGATCCTGCAGCTCGGAGGCCGTAGGCCTCCAGCACTCGGGCGGCGTCCGGCGAGGACAGATAGTCGAGAAAAAGCCGCGCCTCCTCTGCCTTCCGGGTAGCGCTCACCACCGCCGCCTCAAACCGGATGGGGTCGTGCGCCTGCGCCGGCGCCACCGCCGCCAACCGAGCCCTTTCCGCGCCGTGCAGGGTGCTGCGGTAGACCAGCGCCGCCTCGGCCTCCCCCTGCTCCACGTAGACCAGCGCCTGGCGTACCGTGCGCGCGTAAACCAGTTTCGGCCGCACCGCCTCCGCCAGCCCCAGGTGACGCAGGGTCTGGAGGGCATAGGTTCCGGCCGGAACCGCCTTAGGTTCACCGATCGCCACCCGCCGCACCTCGGTCCCCGCCAGCCAGGACCAGGGGTCCGGCGGAAGCTCTACCCCCGTGGGCACCGCCAACACCAGATCGTCCTCGGCCACGAGCCGTCTGGAACCGGCGAGGATAAGACCCTCCTGCTCCAGGGCGTCTAAGTGGCCGCCTCCGGAGGGAAAGACCACCGCGTCCACCGGCGCGCCCTGCCTCACCTGGGCGGCGATGGCGCCGCCACTGGCAAAGGTAAAGGTAACCTTGACTTTGGGGTAGGCCTTCTGGAAATCCTCTCCCACCACCGGCAGCACTTCGCTCAGGCCCGCCCCGGCCGCCACCGTGAGGGCTCCGGGCTCCGCCGGCCGGGAACACCCGGAGAGAACGGTGGCCACCAAAAGCAGCCCCGCCCACACCACCGCCAATTTTGCCATGGACTTCCACCTCCGTCTAGTCTGGCTAAGAGCTCCCGCTTTCGAACTCCCGCAACGCCATGCTCCTTTGCGGCCCGCCCAACCGGGATCTTCCCCGGTCCAGGTGCAGAATGGCGTCGCCCAGGGTTTCCGCTTCCTCCCGGTCGTGGGTAACCAAAATAAAGGGGACCCGCCAGCGCCGCTGCAGACCCACCACCTCTGCCCGTACCGCCCCCCGCGTCTCTTCGTCCAGAGCGCACCAGGGCTCATCGAGCAACACCAACTCCGGACCCGCCGCCAAGGCCCGGGCGAGGGCCACCCGTTGCCGTTCTCCCCCGGAAAGCAGGGCGGGATAGCGGTCCTGAAGGTGGGTAAGACGCAGCGCCTCCAGCACCTCCGCCACGCCCGGGCGGTGCCGGCGAAGCCCACCCCGATACCGCCTTAGTCCGTAGGCCACGTTCTCCCTGACGGTGAGGTGGGGAAAAAGGGCATAGTCTTGAAAAACGTAGCCGATCCTTCGCTTCTGGGGCGGTAGATTTATCCTCCGTTGCGAGTCGAACCACACTCGGCCGTCAAGAACAATCCGGCCCTCGTCGGGAAGCTGTAACCCGGCCAGGCAATCCAGCAAGGTGGTCTTGCCCGCGCCGGAAGGACCGACCACCGCCAGGACGCCACCCTCCCACTCCAGCTCTACCTCTAGGGTAAAGTCGGGCAGTTTCTTGCGCAGCTTGACCGTTAGCAAAGCCTCACCCCCTGCGGACCTGTCGGTACCGACCGAAACGCCCCTCCGTGCCGGTACGGCTGACCCAAACCACCGCGAAAGCGAAGACCAGCATGATCCCTACCAGAAGGCCGGCGGTCCGCATGTCCCCCACCTCAACGGCCGCCCAGACGGCGATGGGCAAAGTCTGGGTCTTCCCCGGTATGTTTCCGGCCACCATCAAAGTGGCGCCGAACTCGCCCAGGGCCCGGGCAAAGGAGAGCACTAGCCCCGCTCCCAGTCCCGGCCAGGCCAGGGGCAGGGTGACGGTGAAGAAAATTCGCGCCTCCGAGGCTCCCAGGGTGCGCGCCGCCTTTTCCAGGGCCTCGTCCACGCCCTCCAGGCCGGCCCGGGCGGCGTTATACATGAGGGGAAAGGCTACCACCGCCGAGGCGACCACCCCTGCCCACCAGGTGAACAAGATTTCCACCCCACCCGGCCCCAGCAGCCGCCCCAAGGGACCGTTCCTACCCAGCAAAACCAGCAATACAAATCCGGTAACCGTAGGGGGAAGCACCAGGGGAAGGGTAAAGAGGGTATCCAGCACCTGTTTGCCGGGCCAGCGCCACCTGGCCATAGCCCAGGCTACGCCGGTTCCCAGGCAGAACACCACCGCCGTGGCCACGGCGGCAATACGCAGAGAAAGGAGTAGCGGGGTTAGCCAATCGTCCAAGATCCCCTTACCCTCCTCCGGCGCCTCCCCTGCGCAAGGTCGGGCAGGGCCCCCGCGGTCCCCGCTCCCGGATGCCCTTGCCCTCGCAATTCGCAAGCTCAGCCGGCCCCCAGTTTGCCCCTCGGCAGTCCCGGTTTCCCCTCTAGCCAAGGTCGGTGCTTGACGGGACCAAGCCGCAGACCCCAAACCCGCGGGTCCAGGTGCGACCCGTTATCCTCGCCTGAGGATAATGATAGCACGATTAAACCCTGCCCGCAATATACGCACCTCATTCCCGGAGATCCTCCTCCGCGCCCGGCCCGGTGGGTTCAGTAACACCCGGGCCGGAAGCAAAAGCATAAGATCGCGGTTATCTCGGGCTAAGATGGTCTGGAGAGCTGCTCTCCACCCTTGTAGGGCCAGACCAGGATCTGCTAGCGAGTGGTCTGTATTCCTAATTTGACCACCAGACAATTTTATGGTTAAATATAAGTTGGCGAATTGCCGAAAGGAGGGAGCCGAGGCAATGCCGAAGGCGATGCTAATTTCCATGCACGGCGATCCCCTGGCCCGGCTGGGGGGAGTTCAATCGGGCGGCCAGAACGTTTATGTCCGCCAGGTGGCTTTAGGGCTGCAACGCTTAGGCTGGGAGGTGGACGTCTTCAGCCACTGGCAGGACCCCGCTACTAAGCGCCAAGAACAACTTGGCCCCAGGGGCAGAGTTATCCGCCTGACGGCAGGACGAAGGGAGTTTATCCCCAAGGATGAGCTTTATCATTACGTGCCGGCCTTCACGGCGGAACTGATAGATTATATAGAGCGGGACAAAGGGCGGCGGTACGACATCATCCATTCAAATTACTGGCTCTCGGGAATGGCCGGCCTATCCCTCAAGGAATATCTCGGCATTCCCCAGGTGCACACCTTCCATTCCCTGGGCAGTGTAAAGGCCAGGGAAACGAAACGCGACGGGTTGCACCTGTTCCGGCGCCTGGAAGCGGAAAAGAAAATTGTTCAGGCCGTCGACTACTTAGTGGCCACGGCGCCTGAAGAGAGGGCGAGCCTCATGAGGGACTACGGAGCCCGTGGAGACCAGATTGCTCTGATCCCTTGCGGAGTAGACCCCGCATCATTCCATCCCGCGAATCGGGAGGCCAGCAAGGCGGCGCTGGGTCTTACCGGAAAACGAGTGGCGCTTTACGTAGGACGCTACGAGGAGAACAAAGGTCTGAGGACGCTCCTGGCCGCCCTAGAACTACTGGGCAAGGGTGATCCCAGTTTCGCTCGGGACGTGCGCGTGCTGATCGTCGGGGGAGACGTACGGGACAGAGAGCGTCTAGACGAAGAGCTCCTCGCCCGCGGGCTGGCGGGCTGGGTTGCCGCTGTCGGGGCAAAACCCCAGGAGAAGCTGCCGCTTTATTATCGGGCCGCCGATGTCTGTGTTATGCCCTCGTATTACGAGACCTTCGGTCTGGTGGCGGTGGAAGCCATGGCCTGTGGCACCCCGGTTATTGCCAGCCGGGTGGGCGGGCTAAAATCCACCGTACTTGACGGTGTTACAGGCTACCTCGTCCCGCCGCGCGACCCAGGCGCCCTCGCGGCCAGACTTGCGGAGGTATTGGGCGAACCTTCCCTGGCACTTCACCTGGGCCAGTCGGCCGCCCGTCGGGTGCAGCACCTGTTCACCTGGCCTCGCGTGGTGGAAAGGCTCTCCTGGCTCTACGATGAGGTGATAGAATGCAGTCAAAGCCACAAGATGATCTCCTCCTCGTTTTAGCCACCGATCTTGACGACACCCTGGTCGGGGATCCGGCTGCCCTGGCGGAGCTCAACTCCTGGCTGGCCCTGCGGCGCCGGCAGGTGTTCCTGATTTACCTGACCGGCCGGCATGCCCTTTCCGCGCTGAACCTAATAGGGGCGGAAGCCCTCCTGGTTCCGGACGTTCTGGTTGCCGACGCCGGGACTACTATTCGCTACCGACCGCAGTTTCGTCGCGACCGCGTCTGGGAAAGCCGGTTTGCCGAGCGCTGGGACCCTAGAAAAATAGAACAAATAGCATCGGGTATCCCCGGTCTTTCCCCCCAAGGTATTCGCTCCCCCTGGCGCCGGAGCTATTACCTGGGGGAAGAAAAGGCCCTGGCCTTGCTCACGGAAGCTCTGGGTTGTTTGGCCGTGCGCGTAGTGGTGACAGGCCGCAACGTAGACGTGCTTCCTGCCGCCGCCGGCAAGGGCCCGGCGTTACGCTACCTTGTTTCCCGCTTTACGCTGCCGTCCGAGAAAGTGTTCGTTTGCGGCGACGGCGGTAACGATCTGGACATGCTGCAACTTAACTATCGGGGCGTTCTGGTCGGCAACGGTTCCCTGCCGCCTTCCTTGTTGCCGCCGACGGTCTATCGAGCAAGCAAGCCTTATGCGGCGGGCATTCTTGAGGCCCTTCGCCATTTTGGCCTGGCCCCTTGACCCGCTGACGCAGGACCTGCGGTCGGGTGGGAATGGGTTGGCAGGAGCTAGGAGGAGGCGCCATATGACCATCCTCCCTCCTCTTCAACGGCAGCCCGCGAAAGCAAGGTAACACCGCTTGCCTCTTGCCCCGCCCTCAGGCCATCTGCTTTACCCGTGCGGGTTTTTCCGTGCCGGCTCGGTAAAGGAAGACCAGGGGCGGATGGAAAAGGCCTTGGCCCTCCACGTTTTCCAGCTTTGTCAACTC
The DNA window shown above is from Clostridia bacterium and carries:
- the aroH gene encoding chorismate mutase, with product MWRWQCSSAWACSTWTRWPSAWATGPCPGISREGEELAKAVRAVRGAVSIAENSAEAIWEGTARLLEELLAVNRLRVEEIISAIFTATPDLDAAFPATAARRLGWQQVPLLGAQELAVPGSPGRIVRVLLHCWVEEGAALRPVYLGEAAALRPDLEP
- a CDS encoding HutP family protein, producing MPATSRKVAGAAVRMAITESREEEVRVKKDLASQSIRAAAVDYGGEFATSVSRIVERAVVAAKREGVIRESHVDEGAVAGATREALSQLMVKAMGLNVGGKIGIARQGEHVAVAVFFGVGLLHLDEVAIGLGHRALPGD
- the ilvC gene encoding ketol-acid reductoisomerase, translating into MAVMYYDQDADLGILKDRRIAVLGYGSQGHAQAQNLRDSGLDVVVGELPGSEPWRQAEKDGFTVLSAAEACAQAQLIQVLVPDDVQPRVYREAIAPHLTPGKAMMFSHGFNIHYRQIVPPSEIDVIMVAPKGPGHLVRRVFTEGRGVPSLVAVYQDYTGQAKALALAYAKGIGATRAGVIETTFKEETETDLFGEQAVLCGGVTALIKAGFETLVEAGYQPEIAYFECLHELKLIVDLIYEGGMSWMRYSISDTAQYGDLTRGPRIIDEHVRAEMRRILEEIQNGSFAREWILENQAQRPVFNALNEREKQHLIEQVGQRLRSMMSWLKA
- a CDS encoding HDOD domain-containing protein produces the protein MEVRLEDLVAKVEDLPALPVVVGQVMRLTEDPDSTAMDLGAVIGRDQALTARVLRLANSAYYGFPRRVGTVTEAVVLLGFNTIRNLVLAASVSNVLLREAPGYQLARGELWRHSLTSAMAARLLARKVRYRGAEEAFVAGLLHDIGKLVLSQYVGETYAQIWERVTQERLPFMEAERATLGFDHAQAGGLVAEKWNLPEALVEAVSLHHQPAAATKQPMLAVLAHAGDALALMLGAGLGADGLNYPLDAEAVAGIGLTEESMEEVLTELADSLADEASYQP
- the cobO gene encoding cob(I)yrinic acid a,c-diamide adenosyltransferase — its product is MAFGAGLVQVYTGEGKGKSTAAFGLALRAWGQGLRVLIVQFMKPGGCGEHRALELFAPRLEVRSFGRSGFVGPQGPQEEDLRLAREALEYARQVMLQQQADLIILDEVLVAVRLGVLTVPELLEFLRQKPETVELVLTGRGAPAEIVERADLVTEMREVKHPYRSGVGPRRGIEY
- a CDS encoding LysR family transcriptional regulator translates to MRLRYKLWLEHEELGKAFGDGPLEMLERVERSGSLRQAAAEMGMSYNKAWYLVRRLEKALGFPLLERRAGGWCGGGSVVTPRARELVNRYRRFREEAVRQLEEVYGRHFTDFRWGEPAETDR
- the modA gene encoding molybdate ABC transporter substrate-binding protein, with amino-acid sequence MAKLAVVWAGLLLVATVLSGCSRPAEPGALTVAAGAGLSEVLPVVGEDFQKAYPKVKVTFTFASGGAIAAQVRQGAPVDAVVFPSGGGHLDALEQEGLILAGSRRLVAEDDLVLAVPTGVELPPDPWSWLAGTEVRRVAIGEPKAVPAGTYALQTLRHLGLAEAVRPKLVYARTVRQALVYVEQGEAEAALVYRSTLHGAERARLAAVAPAQAHDPIRFEAAVVSATRKAEEARLFLDYLSSPDAARVLEAYGLRAAGSAPRAASGGTQP
- a CDS encoding ATP-binding cassette domain-containing protein, producing MLTVKLRKKLPDFTLEVELEWEGGVLAVVGPSGAGKTTLLDCLAGLQLPDEGRIVLDGRVWFDSQRRINLPPQKRRIGYVFQDYALFPHLTVRENVAYGLRRYRGGLRRHRPGVAEVLEALRLTHLQDRYPALLSGGERQRVALARALAAGPELVLLDEPWCALDEETRGAVRAEVVGLQRRWRVPFILVTHDREEAETLGDAILHLDRGRSRLGGPQRSMALREFESGSS
- the modB gene encoding molybdate ABC transporter permease subunit, which translates into the protein MLDDWLTPLLLSLRIAAVATAVVFCLGTGVAWAMARWRWPGKQVLDTLFTLPLVLPPTVTGFVLLVLLGRNGPLGRLLGPGGVEILFTWWAGVVASAVVAFPLMYNAARAGLEGVDEALEKAARTLGASEARIFFTVTLPLAWPGLGAGLVLSFARALGEFGATLMVAGNIPGKTQTLPIAVWAAVEVGDMRTAGLLVGIMLVFAFAVVWVSRTGTEGRFGRYRQVRRG
- a CDS encoding glycosyltransferase; translation: MPKAMLISMHGDPLARLGGVQSGGQNVYVRQVALGLQRLGWEVDVFSHWQDPATKRQEQLGPRGRVIRLTAGRREFIPKDELYHYVPAFTAELIDYIERDKGRRYDIIHSNYWLSGMAGLSLKEYLGIPQVHTFHSLGSVKARETKRDGLHLFRRLEAEKKIVQAVDYLVATAPEERASLMRDYGARGDQIALIPCGVDPASFHPANREASKAALGLTGKRVALYVGRYEENKGLRTLLAALELLGKGDPSFARDVRVLIVGGDVRDRERLDEELLARGLAGWVAAVGAKPQEKLPLYYRAADVCVMPSYYETFGLVAVEAMACGTPVIASRVGGLKSTVLDGVTGYLVPPRDPGALAARLAEVLGEPSLALHLGQSAARRVQHLFTWPRVVERLSWLYDEVIECSQSHKMISSSF
- a CDS encoding HAD family hydrolase, with product MQSKPQDDLLLVLATDLDDTLVGDPAALAELNSWLALRRRQVFLIYLTGRHALSALNLIGAEALLVPDVLVADAGTTIRYRPQFRRDRVWESRFAERWDPRKIEQIASGIPGLSPQGIRSPWRRSYYLGEEKALALLTEALGCLAVRVVVTGRNVDVLPAAAGKGPALRYLVSRFTLPSEKVFVCGDGGNDLDMLQLNYRGVLVGNGSLPPSLLPPTVYRASKPYAAGILEALRHFGLAP